The Bubalus bubalis isolate 160015118507 breed Murrah chromosome 16, NDDB_SH_1, whole genome shotgun sequence genome window below encodes:
- the LOC112579471 gene encoding olfactory receptor 52K1-like — protein sequence MSSCNNSIPQPLIFVLAGIPGLESSHGWFSVPFFLVFVVAVIGNATILCIIRVEKSLHEPMFLLLAMLSVVDLSLVSVTVPRMLGIFWMNAKEISFNACLTQMFFIPSFYVMESGVLLTMAFDRFVAIWHPLRYTTVLSNSLLVKMALTVLARAVAVLTPAPILVKRLESFQTHIIAYSYCAYMAVVQIACGDLSDHIVYGLMVIVASVGFDLFFIILSYGLILHAVFRIPSWEARGKAFSTCGSHLCVIALFYSPVIFSVLAQVLGYHMAPHLQIIIDNLYFLVPPMINPLIYGARTKQMREWVLRIFHCEGD from the coding sequence ATGTCCTCTTGCAACAACTCCATCCCTCAGCccttgatatttgtcctggctgGAATTCCTGGCCTGGAATCTTCCCATGGCTGGTTCTCTGTGCCTTTTTTCTTggtgtttgttgttgctgtcatTGGCAATGCCACCATTTTATGTATCATCAGGGTGGAGAAGAGTCTTCATGAGCCCATGTTTCTCCTCTTGGCCATGCTGTCAGTTGTTGACCTGTCTCTTGTCAGTGTCACTGTGCCCCGCATGCTGGGCATCTTCTGGATGAATGCCAAGGAAATCAGCTTTAATGCCTGCCTCACACAGATGTTTTTCATCCCATCATTTTATGTCATGGAGTCTGGGGTCCTTCTGACTATGGCTTTTGACAGATTTGTGGCTATCTGGCACCCTCTGAGATATACAACTGTCCTTAGTAACAGCCTGCTTGTGAAGATGGCACTGACTGTCCTGGCAAGGGCAGTGGCAGTGCTGACCCCAGCACCCATCCTGGTGAAAAGACTGGAAAGCTTCCAAACTCACATCATTGCGTACTCATACTGTGCCTACATGGCTGTGGTGCAAATAGCCTGTGGAGACCTCTCTGACCACATTGTCTATGGCCTTATGGTTATTGTAGCATCTGTGGGATTTGATCTGTTTTTTATCATTCTGTCATATGGGCTGATCCTTCATGCTGTCTTTCGGATACCCTCTTGGGAGGCACGGGGCAAAGCTTTCAGCACATGTGGCTCTCATCTTTGTGTCATTGCTCTCTTTTATTCCCCTGTTATCTTTTCTGTCTTGGCCCAGGTTTTAGGCTATCATATGGCTCCCCACCTACAGATTATCATTGACAATCTCTACTTCTTGGTGCCTCCCATGATCAACCCTTTGATTTATGGGGCTCGGACCAAGCAAATGCGGGAGTGGGTGCTACGAATcttccattgtgaaggagattgA